From Bacillota bacterium, the proteins below share one genomic window:
- a CDS encoding response regulator transcription factor yields the protein MDINYDIKIKVLVVDDHPVVAEGTVSMLSFEPRIAVAGTAKTGRECLQLAETAKPDVVLLDINLPDICGVDLVDNLKELYPEIKIIMFTGHNPEEYMQSAMAKGAHGFLLKDCSPKEMAEVVLRVFAGEVSFPQSMSVVLKAVSGAKDQENLLTPRELEIIELVAKGLQNKEIAASLGIKTRTVDYHVGNILTKLGVSSRLEAVITWKNLKYS from the coding sequence ATGGATATCAATTATGACATCAAGATCAAGGTATTGGTGGTTGATGATCATCCGGTAGTAGCCGAAGGCACGGTTTCGATGCTTTCTTTCGAACCGCGCATAGCGGTGGCAGGAACGGCCAAAACCGGAAGAGAATGTTTACAATTAGCAGAAACAGCAAAGCCGGATGTAGTTTTATTAGATATTAACCTCCCCGATATTTGCGGGGTTGATTTAGTAGACAACTTAAAAGAACTCTATCCGGAAATCAAGATAATCATGTTTACCGGCCATAATCCGGAGGAGTATATGCAGAGCGCCATGGCTAAAGGGGCCCATGGTTTTCTCTTAAAAGACTGTTCTCCCAAGGAGATGGCCGAAGTGGTACTGAGAGTTTTTGCCGGTGAAGTATCTTTTCCACAGAGTATGAGTGTTGTTCTGAAAGCTGTCTCAGGTGCAAAAGACCAGGAAAATCTACTTACGCCCAGGGAATTGGAGATCATTGAACTGGTGGCCAAAGGATTGCAAAATAAAGAAATTGCGGCAAGTTTGGGAATAAAGACGAGAACAGTGGATTATCATGTTGGCAACATCTTGACAAAGCTGGGGGTTAGTTCCCGCCTGGAGGCGGTAATAACCTGGAAAAACTTAAAATATTCTTAG
- a CDS encoding histidine kinase, protein MFEKIFKKQIYYIAGFITAGVLSCLLLFSGLVAKTDHQAYEILFSLTLTASLFFSIIKNLAKAALAKVLTVSQEEFRKKINELNENLSSISEDLLLEEIISELKLEGAFMTAEDGKGWYLRKAAGKYKENAEEQSVLEDFFFSARTETCSASLLPAAVPAEVLVPIFTANLSGAIFLGHRCSHVKFQKEELGRLTSLGYRVGQRLIVLHVINKLSQEIKVMAEEIIETQRRTQSLSIINKLLFKNLENERIAVAREIHDGPLQLGLEVSRRLKQLLQEPSGDEDIAVKISAIQEITQELNYQLRSVCADLRPSSLADLGLIPAVESWCQQVMQKEPIIISLKVRDISRDQRFKEDIELGAFRFLQEGLTNDTPDRPKPS, encoded by the coding sequence TTGTTCGAGAAAATCTTCAAAAAGCAGATATACTATATTGCCGGATTCATAACAGCAGGAGTACTGTCCTGCTTACTTTTATTTTCCGGGCTAGTTGCCAAAACAGACCACCAGGCCTATGAGATTCTGTTTTCCCTAACATTAACCGCCAGCCTTTTTTTTAGCATTATCAAGAATCTTGCGAAAGCAGCTTTGGCCAAGGTTTTGACTGTCAGTCAGGAGGAATTTCGCAAAAAGATAAATGAACTTAATGAGAATTTATCGTCGATTAGTGAAGATTTATTACTTGAAGAAATAATAAGTGAACTTAAACTGGAAGGGGCATTTATGACCGCAGAGGACGGTAAAGGCTGGTACCTGCGTAAAGCCGCCGGAAAATATAAAGAAAATGCCGAGGAGCAAAGTGTATTAGAAGACTTTTTCTTTTCCGCAAGAACGGAAACATGTTCCGCGAGCTTACTCCCTGCCGCTGTTCCGGCGGAAGTATTGGTGCCTATTTTCACCGCGAATCTTTCAGGGGCCATTTTCTTGGGTCACCGGTGTTCTCACGTCAAGTTTCAAAAAGAGGAGCTTGGCCGGTTAACTTCGTTAGGTTACCGGGTAGGCCAGCGCCTGATAGTTTTACATGTTATAAACAAATTGTCGCAGGAAATCAAGGTAATGGCTGAAGAGATCATAGAAACACAGCGGCGGACTCAAAGTCTAAGCATAATAAATAAATTATTGTTTAAGAATCTTGAGAACGAGAGAATAGCTGTCGCGCGGGAAATTCATGACGGGCCCTTACAGTTGGGTTTAGAGGTAAGCAGGAGGCTGAAACAGTTATTACAGGAGCCTTCCGGCGACGAAGACATTGCGGTCAAGATTTCTGCCATACAAGAGATAACTCAAGAACTCAATTATCAACTCCGTTCAGTTTGCGCCGATTTGCGCCCCTCTTCCCTGGCTGATCTTGGCTTAATTCCGGCTGTGGAATCATGGTGTCAACAGGTGATGCAAAAAGAGCCGATCATTATCTCGCTAAAAGTCAGAGACATATCAAGAGATCAACGTTTTAAAGAGGATATTGAACTGGGTGCTTTCAGGTTCCTGCAAGAAGGCTTGACTAATGACACTCCGGATCGCCCAAAGCCGAGTTAA